The Candidatus Zixiibacteriota bacterium genome includes a window with the following:
- a CDS encoding anhydro-N-acetylmuramic acid kinase: MLPTRLTDRKRLNVVGLNSGTSADGLDLAAMAIDRRRISFIAGTKRKFPSELRRMIHRIADGKNVALDELVYLDNYLGDFIGRAAAGFIKRLAGKGTTVHLIASHGQTVRHLPTGGNYLGRLFRGSLQIGSLDMIAARTGLPVVGDFRQADIAAGGEGAPITTAAMGRLFSSKTEPRLIVNIGGMSNFFYFPESPGGKIKLKAADCGPGNALLDLLAQMLFDQPFDRGGRLAERGKLSQRLLALLLGQSFYSARERSTGREQFGLELARTIVNQGKRLKLSRYDIMRTAAELTTLSIASAVWPLVKKDLFLDKLYLTGGGRNNRFFVKRLQYHLPDLQVEKIDSLGIDGDLVEAACFALLGESCLRSEPTRLPGGPTRSPVLGHFVQPPSETGSRKRK; the protein is encoded by the coding sequence ATGTTGCCGACCAGACTCACAGACAGGAAACGACTCAACGTCGTCGGCCTGAATTCAGGGACATCGGCTGACGGTTTAGATCTGGCAGCCATGGCGATTGACCGGCGCCGTATCAGTTTCATTGCCGGGACTAAACGGAAATTTCCGTCTGAGTTGCGGCGGATGATTCATCGCATTGCCGACGGCAAGAATGTCGCTCTGGATGAACTGGTATATCTGGACAACTACCTTGGGGATTTTATCGGTCGCGCCGCAGCAGGATTCATCAAGCGACTGGCCGGCAAGGGAACCACGGTTCATCTTATAGCCTCGCACGGTCAAACGGTGCGACACCTTCCGACCGGAGGTAACTATTTGGGTCGGCTGTTTCGCGGTTCACTCCAAATCGGCTCACTGGATATGATCGCCGCCCGGACCGGTCTGCCGGTGGTCGGTGATTTCCGCCAGGCGGATATCGCCGCCGGGGGTGAGGGAGCACCGATTACCACAGCCGCGATGGGACGATTGTTTAGCTCTAAGACGGAACCGCGACTGATCGTCAACATTGGCGGTATGTCTAATTTCTTTTATTTTCCCGAATCCCCCGGAGGGAAAATTAAGCTCAAAGCGGCCGACTGTGGACCCGGTAACGCCCTGCTGGATTTACTGGCCCAAATGTTGTTCGATCAGCCTTTCGACCGAGGCGGCCGACTGGCTGAGCGGGGTAAACTATCGCAACGATTATTGGCGCTGTTGCTGGGGCAATCGTTTTATTCGGCGCGGGAGCGTTCTACCGGTCGTGAGCAGTTCGGTCTGGAACTGGCACGAACGATCGTCAACCAGGGGAAACGACTCAAACTCAGCCGGTATGATATAATGCGTACAGCGGCGGAATTGACCACCCTGAGTATCGCTTCAGCCGTCTGGCCGCTGGTGAAGAAGGATCTATTCCTCGACAAATTGTATTTGACCGGAGGCGGGCGGAACAACAGATTCTTTGTCAAAAGACTTCAATATCACTTGCCGGACTTGCAGGTAGAGAAAATAGACAGCTTGGGAATTGACGGAGACCTGGTTGAGGCCGCGTGTTTTGCACTACTGGGGGAGAGTTGTTTGCGATCAGAGCCGACTCGACTACCGGGTGGACCGACACGCTCACCGGTGCTGGGCCATTTCGTACAACCTCCGTCGGAGACAGGGAGTCGTAAAAGAAAGTGA
- a CDS encoding sensor domain-containing diguanylate cyclase, whose translation MKLFLDRHKTLLPRIDTIYLLARIIVLVGIAWFTLVGNYEENGRIFFYAALGTFVLHLGFFYWAMKGHFDIKLAYLSSVIYDLLLIPTIILYTGGYQSSFFLLFYLTIAIAAYVLTLWFASVVTLLVCGAYIAVIFPDLNMSLSFDVALRVGLMVVSFLTIHYASDYMRRSEKRLLKLFNTLNMRTSELEKSQALIEMIYENTRILASILDANGVVKEVARIMGDVLEYECYSMIIHDKGKDCIYRIRAQGNRPNFQLKRVPEEGMGLVAKICELGESVRLKDVRQRNDYKPLSETARSVMIVPLVTHGAIKGVLTTESDEIDAFGDKDVQLLSVVARSAALALDNAELHRKTEELTIIDELTQAYNYRYFVQKLEEEQRRAVRYDLPLSLVMVDIDWFKRLNDTFGHEHGNKVLSTLSGIIKQCIRDVDIFARYGGEEFVIILPQTPLAEATQIGERIRAQVEAAGIDLGAKEPVHITVSVGVSSYPENGKSHEELISIADKALYRAKDEGRNLVCVM comes from the coding sequence ATGAAACTCTTTTTAGATCGCCATAAAACTCTCCTGCCGAGGATTGATACGATCTATCTGCTGGCGCGAATAATCGTGCTGGTAGGGATTGCCTGGTTTACTCTGGTAGGTAATTATGAGGAAAATGGGAGGATTTTCTTTTATGCCGCGCTGGGGACGTTCGTGCTACATCTTGGTTTTTTCTACTGGGCGATGAAGGGACATTTCGATATCAAGCTGGCATATCTTTCCTCGGTCATATACGATCTTCTGCTCATCCCGACAATTATCCTTTATACCGGCGGCTATCAATCATCCTTTTTCCTGTTGTTTTATCTGACTATAGCTATTGCCGCTTATGTGCTTACCCTTTGGTTCGCCTCGGTCGTAACTTTGCTGGTCTGCGGAGCCTATATTGCGGTAATTTTCCCCGATCTGAATATGTCGCTTTCGTTTGATGTCGCTCTTCGCGTCGGGCTCATGGTCGTAAGTTTTCTGACTATTCATTATGCCTCGGATTATATGCGTCGGTCCGAGAAACGACTCCTGAAGCTGTTCAACACCTTGAACATGCGAACGTCTGAGTTGGAAAAATCTCAGGCTTTAATCGAGATGATTTATGAAAACACCCGTATTCTTGCCTCGATTCTTGATGCCAACGGTGTTGTCAAAGAAGTAGCCCGGATCATGGGAGACGTGCTGGAATATGAGTGTTACAGCATGATCATCCATGACAAGGGGAAGGACTGTATATATCGGATCAGAGCCCAGGGGAACCGCCCGAACTTCCAACTCAAACGAGTACCGGAGGAGGGCATGGGACTGGTTGCCAAGATCTGCGAGCTGGGTGAATCGGTGCGTCTCAAGGATGTTCGTCAGCGCAACGATTACAAGCCGCTTTCAGAAACGGCGCGTTCCGTGATGATTGTCCCGCTGGTTACACACGGAGCTATTAAGGGTGTGCTTACGACGGAGTCTGATGAAATCGATGCCTTCGGCGACAAGGATGTGCAGCTTCTTTCGGTGGTAGCGCGATCGGCAGCGTTGGCTCTGGACAACGCCGAACTGCATCGTAAGACCGAGGAACTCACTATCATTGATGAATTGACGCAGGCGTACAACTACCGTTATTTCGTACAAAAGCTTGAAGAAGAACAGCGGCGTGCCGTTCGTTACGACCTGCCGTTGTCATTGGTAATGGTGGATATCGACTGGTTCAAACGTCTGAACGATACGTTCGGTCATGAACACGGTAATAAAGTTCTGTCTACCTTGTCCGGGATTATTAAACAGTGTATTCGTGATGTAGATATATTCGCCCGCTATGGCGGTGAAGAGTTTGTGATTATTCTACCGCAAACACCCCTGGCTGAGGCAACCCAGATTGGCGAGCGCATCCGAGCTCAGGTTGAAGCCGCCGGTATTGATCTGGGAGCCAAAGAACCGGTGCATATCACCGTCTCTGTCGGTGTCAGTTCATATCCCGAGAACGGCAAGTCACATGAGGAGCTGATCTCAATCGCCGACAAGGCTCTCTACAGAGCGAAGGACGAGGGAAGGAATCTGGTATGTGTAATGTAG
- a CDS encoding OmpA family protein: protein MKRVIIILLVVLFSASVGAVEHRFYLGAQGGVIRIDGGDEGLFPYQSDMGFMLGYRIDDHWSAELGLGFNSIYNDTTYGSSLQFGIDKNHADRVYKVTRVYVTVGRLLFNPVNKFNLRLAGGGGLALWKVKDAEADTLIRVMGTREQLVDYQASEVMASIQAQLKYRLSNRFDFGWNFQYDYLTGLGVEFAPETKSRRHRTILSSMISLTFSFGRRSEWRSSTNWAARPVSWEQPVKVDEDDSDGDGVPNGRDDCPDTRAGVIVDRRGCPIDLDMDGIPDGLDDCPQTDLKARGAVDIHGCPVDSDYDGVPDYRDNCPFNPVGAAVDASGCPLDSDGDGVPDGLDDCPNSLFGIKVDHNGCIDLSMLDKPMVLNIDYVPGSFEVDPHNRERLKELARLLVFVSDVKLEISGYTDNIGTATANKQLSEKRARRVRDYLVSLGVETDRIKVFGKGEVDFVASNQTAAGRAQNRRVEIVFYR, encoded by the coding sequence ATGAAGCGAGTTATTATCATTCTGCTCGTTGTGCTGTTTTCTGCCTCGGTCGGCGCCGTGGAACACAGGTTCTATCTCGGCGCTCAGGGCGGGGTGATTAGAATCGACGGCGGCGACGAAGGCCTCTTCCCGTACCAGTCCGACATGGGCTTCATGTTGGGTTATCGTATCGACGATCATTGGTCCGCGGAACTGGGGCTAGGTTTCAATTCCATCTACAACGATACCACTTACGGTTCATCGTTGCAGTTCGGTATCGACAAGAATCACGCCGACCGGGTGTACAAAGTCACCCGGGTATACGTGACGGTCGGTCGCCTCTTGTTCAATCCGGTTAACAAGTTCAATCTGAGACTGGCCGGCGGCGGCGGTCTGGCGTTATGGAAGGTGAAAGATGCCGAAGCGGATACGTTGATTCGTGTAATGGGAACCCGCGAACAACTGGTGGATTATCAGGCTTCGGAAGTAATGGCTTCAATACAAGCACAGTTGAAATATCGTCTCTCCAACCGCTTCGATTTCGGCTGGAATTTCCAATACGACTATCTCACCGGGCTCGGGGTAGAGTTTGCTCCGGAAACCAAGAGCCGTCGACATCGGACTATCCTGAGCAGCATGATTTCACTGACGTTCTCGTTCGGTCGGCGATCCGAATGGCGTTCCTCCACTAACTGGGCCGCTCGTCCCGTGTCATGGGAGCAACCGGTTAAGGTCGACGAGGACGACAGCGACGGTGACGGGGTGCCCAACGGTCGTGATGACTGCCCCGACACCAGAGCCGGAGTGATCGTGGATCGGCGCGGCTGTCCGATCGATCTTGATATGGACGGTATCCCGGACGGTCTCGATGACTGCCCGCAAACCGACCTCAAAGCACGCGGCGCCGTTGATATTCACGGTTGTCCGGTCGACTCCGACTATGACGGTGTTCCCGATTACCGCGATAATTGTCCGTTTAACCCGGTCGGTGCGGCGGTGGACGCCTCCGGATGTCCGCTCGACTCGGACGGTGACGGTGTTCCGGACGGTCTCGATGACTGTCCGAACAGTCTTTTTGGAATCAAGGTCGATCACAACGGCTGTATCGATCTGTCGATGCTGGACAAACCGATGGTGTTGAATATCGACTACGTACCCGGTTCGTTCGAAGTCGATCCCCATAATCGTGAACGACTGAAAGAACTGGCTCGCTTGCTCGTCTTTGTATCCGACGTGAAACTTGAAATCAGCGGCTACACCGACAACATCGGAACGGCCACGGCCAACAAGCAGCTTTCCGAGAAACGGGCGCGTCGCGTACGTGACTATCTCGTCTCGCTGGGCGTGGAAACGGATCGTATCAAAGTGTTTGGCAAGGGTGAAGTGGATTTCGTGGCTTCCAATCAAACCGCAGCCGGACGAGCTCAGAATCGTCGGGTCGAAATAGTATTTTACCGATAG
- a CDS encoding glycosyltransferase family 4 protein gives MKVLIITQHFPPERGAVRRLFEFARYFVQNGIDVSVMTAIPNYPDGIVPEKYRGKFFYAEEMDGIKVYRSWVLPAANSQPTKRMVGFITFLVSVLINQFKLKQQFDLVLASTPPVTSPVIGWMLSKIRRCKFVIEVRDLQPESGEDFGNLKGSIFTRMIRWVMHKLYRKADRIVSVTDGISRYMDEVVGISRANIATIKSGVGKEFIDSDSNGIRRRFGWEEKFLVLYSGTLGWVRPLETVIEAARQLVDQPNIHFAFIGDGQKREALQQMVSEYGLKNVSFIGLQPLETIPYFLKAADVLIESLKEVNVAKMAFPSKMFEYMASGRPIVFGSRRGEAIDELRLAGGALTYASESPEELAQLVLKMYSGEIETDQLGAKYRLHIINHHRREMWAGQYLNFLENV, from the coding sequence ATGAAAGTTCTTATTATTACTCAGCATTTTCCGCCTGAGAGAGGGGCGGTACGCCGTTTATTTGAATTTGCACGATACTTCGTGCAGAACGGTATCGATGTGTCCGTCATGACGGCTATCCCGAACTATCCGGATGGCATCGTTCCGGAGAAGTATCGAGGCAAGTTTTTCTATGCCGAGGAAATGGACGGCATTAAGGTCTACCGCAGTTGGGTTCTTCCGGCCGCGAACAGCCAGCCAACCAAACGTATGGTAGGTTTTATTACCTTCCTTGTTTCGGTATTGATCAACCAATTCAAGCTGAAGCAGCAATTCGACCTGGTGCTGGCTTCCACACCGCCGGTGACGTCTCCGGTGATCGGCTGGATGCTGAGTAAAATCCGTCGTTGCAAGTTCGTGATCGAAGTCCGTGATTTACAGCCGGAGTCGGGTGAAGATTTCGGCAATCTGAAAGGCTCGATATTTACCCGAATGATCCGTTGGGTCATGCATAAACTCTACCGTAAAGCAGACCGGATCGTTTCGGTAACAGACGGCATCTCGCGCTACATGGATGAAGTAGTGGGAATCTCCCGCGCTAATATCGCCACGATTAAGTCGGGCGTCGGTAAAGAGTTTATCGATTCCGACTCCAACGGTATCCGCCGTCGTTTTGGCTGGGAAGAGAAATTTCTCGTCCTTTATTCCGGTACGCTCGGTTGGGTGCGTCCTCTGGAGACGGTTATCGAAGCTGCTCGGCAGTTGGTGGATCAGCCTAATATCCATTTCGCCTTTATAGGTGACGGTCAGAAGCGTGAAGCGCTCCAGCAGATGGTATCCGAATACGGTCTCAAGAACGTCAGTTTCATCGGACTTCAACCACTGGAAACGATTCCCTATTTTCTGAAGGCGGCCGATGTTCTGATCGAGAGCCTCAAAGAAGTCAACGTGGCCAAGATGGCTTTCCCGTCGAAGATGTTCGAGTATATGGCTTCGGGGCGACCGATCGTGTTCGGTTCTCGTCGCGGTGAGGCAATCGATGAATTGCGTCTGGCCGGCGGCGCCCTTACTTATGCCTCCGAGTCGCCCGAAGAGCTGGCGCAATTGGTTCTGAAAATGTACTCCGGTGAGATCGAAACCGACCAGCTCGGCGCGAAGTATCGCCTGCATATCATCAACCACCATCGGCGTGAGATGTGGGCCGGCCAATATCTGAACTTCCTCGAGAACGTCTGA
- a CDS encoding 2'-5' RNA ligase family protein codes for MFNHFNERRHHKFALVIFLPTELEGMIAHLREKYDPLYNLVNPHITVVFPFESQRTLEELVAALGSELTLETRFHLDLDSIGDFYPTAPVIYWEVKTSERLSQLYYRLYSRLGLAVPFSDYRPHVTVAREISHHRIMFVKDKIVDYLPTESFEVKTIDLITALPESKWVSVRTFTLLGNGSE; via the coding sequence ATGTTCAACCATTTTAACGAACGACGTCACCATAAGTTCGCACTGGTGATTTTCCTGCCGACGGAACTGGAAGGAATGATTGCTCATTTACGCGAGAAATACGATCCCCTTTATAACCTGGTAAATCCCCACATTACGGTTGTTTTTCCCTTTGAATCACAACGAACGCTAGAAGAACTGGTGGCAGCGCTCGGCTCCGAACTGACTCTGGAAACGAGATTTCATCTTGATCTGGATTCGATCGGAGATTTTTATCCGACGGCACCGGTTATTTACTGGGAAGTAAAAACTTCCGAGCGCCTGTCGCAATTATACTATCGACTTTATTCCCGACTCGGTCTGGCGGTTCCGTTTTCCGACTATAGACCGCATGTAACGGTCGCTCGTGAGATTTCACATCATCGAATTATGTTCGTCAAAGACAAGATTGTCGACTACCTTCCAACCGAATCGTTCGAGGTCAAAACGATCGATCTCATCACCGCCCTCCCGGAAAGTAAATGGGTCTCGGTGCGAACTTTTACTCTCCTCGGCAACGGTTCCGAATAA
- a CDS encoding glycoside hydrolase family 3 N-terminal domain-containing protein has translation MNDLISRLGQLFVVGFAGEQPPVDLLNFLAEERIGGVILFGESCSSLQLVRENIEQIREALQGARSPFIAIDQEGGRVSRIKGAPAQIQAASEYGNSLGLEKFEEDYRRSAVYLESLGFNLNLAPVADIGFNPNNNCLQGRTFADSPEKVEPFVRKAVQLSRIAGLISCLKHFPGLGAAEIDPHLGIAEASYDELIWQQREMLPFQAGLEAGADLVMSTHVRIDGFGDEIATANGEMIQTLLRDQLAFDGPLITDDLTMKGAAGLGPYGERAVKAFMAGHDMLLFGPNHEASMEAFDFFENAVRHGEIPVERIKRSLERVASVKLKLDSTVIR, from the coding sequence TTGAATGACCTGATTTCGCGACTTGGCCAGCTCTTTGTGGTTGGTTTCGCCGGTGAGCAGCCACCGGTGGACTTGCTGAATTTTCTGGCTGAGGAGAGGATTGGGGGCGTTATCTTATTCGGTGAAAGCTGTTCCAGCCTGCAACTGGTACGCGAAAACATCGAACAGATCCGGGAGGCTCTCCAGGGAGCCCGGTCGCCGTTCATTGCGATTGACCAGGAAGGCGGCCGTGTCAGCCGTATCAAAGGTGCTCCGGCTCAGATTCAGGCAGCATCGGAATACGGCAACAGCCTGGGACTGGAAAAGTTTGAAGAGGATTACCGTCGCTCAGCGGTATATCTCGAATCGCTTGGTTTTAATCTTAACCTGGCGCCGGTGGCTGATATCGGGTTTAACCCGAACAATAACTGTCTCCAGGGGCGCACTTTTGCCGACAGCCCGGAGAAAGTGGAGCCATTCGTTCGCAAGGCCGTACAACTGTCCCGTATTGCCGGATTGATATCTTGTCTCAAACATTTCCCGGGTCTGGGGGCGGCGGAGATCGATCCTCATCTGGGGATCGCCGAAGCTTCCTACGACGAGTTGATCTGGCAACAACGGGAGATGCTTCCGTTCCAGGCCGGGCTTGAAGCCGGAGCCGACCTGGTCATGAGTACGCATGTTCGTATCGACGGATTCGGTGATGAAATAGCCACCGCCAACGGTGAGATGATTCAAACGCTTCTGCGCGATCAACTCGCTTTCGATGGTCCGCTCATCACCGATGACCTGACTATGAAAGGGGCTGCCGGTCTTGGACCGTATGGTGAACGAGCAGTCAAGGCGTTCATGGCCGGGCATGATATGTTGCTGTTCGGACCTAATCATGAAGCATCTATGGAGGCATTCGATTTCTTCGAGAATGCCGTTCGTCATGGGGAAATCCCTGTCGAGCGGATTAAGCGCTCTCTGGAAAGAGTGGCATCGGTCAAGTTGAAGCTGGACAGTACGGTTATTCGCTAG
- a CDS encoding SpoIID/LytB domain-containing protein, with amino-acid sequence MIEKLAKPIKWTARLGTGLLLIVLVFSCATVPGLRDETGGTYIRVPFVRVLLEDSQPNATISGDGQFAVECLQDGVQSVYYSTRPVKVTVYSGRLDVENDRGQVLASRQDEINLIPRGSGNLLRLDKERYRGLIKTLPAGQNVKVINVLYVEDYLYGVVPPEIGPREESELEAIKAQAVAARTYTISHLQQYPNEPYDLKNTIIDQVYNGVEAENRLVDRAVNETAGQVMTYEGKFIDAYYHSTCGGMTDAISAVWDRKEIPYLKAVSDSGACSWSKYYTWKEVFTEKQLRGRLEQYLSSDRGRDMVIGKVNDIKIMERTPGGRVAKLMVRTDNDVYRFQKDRIRWVIGRTSNPDLILPSGRFDVDIERDPLGNLVSVTFNGRGYGHGVGMCQCGAIGLARDGWSYDRILKHYYTGVEITKPY; translated from the coding sequence ATGATCGAAAAATTGGCCAAACCGATTAAATGGACGGCTCGCCTTGGAACCGGCCTGTTGTTGATAGTGCTGGTTTTTTCCTGTGCTACCGTTCCCGGCCTGCGTGATGAGACCGGGGGAACTTATATCCGTGTTCCGTTCGTGCGAGTTCTTCTGGAGGATTCCCAGCCGAATGCCACGATAAGCGGTGACGGCCAGTTCGCGGTGGAATGTCTGCAGGACGGTGTCCAATCGGTTTATTACTCGACACGCCCGGTAAAAGTTACGGTTTACAGCGGCCGGCTCGATGTGGAAAACGACCGTGGCCAGGTACTGGCTTCCAGACAGGATGAAATCAATCTTATACCGCGTGGTTCCGGGAATCTGCTTCGTCTTGACAAAGAGCGTTATCGCGGTTTGATCAAAACACTCCCCGCCGGGCAGAATGTTAAGGTTATCAACGTGCTCTATGTGGAAGATTACCTCTATGGCGTAGTACCGCCGGAGATCGGCCCGCGTGAAGAAAGCGAACTGGAGGCGATCAAGGCTCAGGCGGTGGCCGCCCGGACCTATACGATTTCACATCTGCAACAATACCCCAACGAACCGTATGACCTGAAAAACACCATTATCGACCAGGTATACAATGGTGTCGAGGCGGAGAACCGGTTAGTTGACCGGGCTGTCAATGAAACCGCCGGGCAGGTTATGACTTACGAGGGTAAGTTCATTGATGCTTATTATCATTCCACCTGTGGCGGGATGACCGACGCCATTTCAGCGGTCTGGGACCGTAAAGAAATTCCCTATCTCAAGGCGGTGTCCGACAGCGGGGCATGTTCCTGGTCCAAGTATTACACCTGGAAAGAGGTTTTCACGGAAAAGCAACTTCGTGGACGGTTAGAGCAGTATCTGTCGTCGGATCGCGGTCGCGACATGGTAATCGGTAAGGTAAACGATATCAAGATCATGGAGCGTACCCCCGGCGGCCGGGTAGCGAAGCTCATGGTTCGCACCGATAACGATGTCTACCGTTTCCAGAAAGACCGGATCCGCTGGGTTATCGGTCGGACCTCCAACCCGGATCTGATTCTTCCCTCCGGCCGATTCGACGTGGATATCGAGCGTGATCCCCTGGGCAATCTGGTCTCCGTTACTTTTAACGGTCGGGGTTACGGCCATGGTGTGGGGATGTGTCAGTGCGGGGCTATCGGCCTGGCGCGTGATGGTTGGTCTTATGATCGTATCCTGAAACATTATTACACCGGTGTCGAAATCACCAAGCCGTATTAA
- a CDS encoding multiheme c-type cytochrome, giving the protein MRKLGILGILLALACLMLTGMVFSEEAKQAEKKETPKHEYVGAGKCKLCHKAQYESWAETGHAKAFEKLSAEDQKKPECVKCHMTGVMADGTVINNVECEACHGPGSDFKSPKIMNKSKWAADPETYKGMAIEAGLIYPKEENCVRCHTKEGNPHFVPFDFAKRKTQVHVMNTEEGK; this is encoded by the coding sequence ATGAGAAAACTGGGTATTTTAGGTATTCTACTGGCCTTGGCCTGCCTGATGTTAACCGGCATGGTCTTCTCCGAGGAAGCCAAACAAGCCGAGAAAAAAGAAACTCCCAAACACGAGTACGTAGGCGCCGGTAAGTGTAAACTGTGCCACAAAGCTCAGTATGAAAGCTGGGCCGAGACCGGTCACGCCAAGGCGTTTGAGAAACTCTCCGCCGAAGACCAGAAAAAACCGGAATGCGTAAAATGCCACATGACCGGCGTAATGGCCGACGGTACTGTCATCAACAACGTCGAATGTGAGGCTTGTCACGGTCCGGGCAGCGACTTCAAATCACCCAAAATCATGAACAAGAGCAAATGGGCCGCTGATCCTGAGACATACAAAGGTATGGCTATCGAAGCCGGTTTGATTTATCCGAAAGAAGAAAACTGTGTTCGCTGCCATACCAAGGAAGGCAATCCGCATTTCGTGCCGTTCGATTTTGCTAAGCGCAAAACCCAGGTTCATGTGATGAACACCGAGGAAGGCAAATAA